The Inediibacterium massiliense genome has a segment encoding these proteins:
- the gltX gene encoding glutamate--tRNA ligase, whose protein sequence is MTVRVRFAPSPTGFVHIGSLRTALYNYLFAKQQGGKYILRVEDTDRTRYVEGAIENMINALKWAGVEHDEGVVLENGKLTQKGEYGPYIQSERLDIYKKYVDELIEKGHAYYCFCSKERLDAVREEQKNNGQTPKYDGHCRDISIEEAKKRIEAGEEYVIRLKLPYDYNISFYDVIRGNVVVNTNDLDDQVLMKTDGFPTYHFAVVIDDHLMEITHVIRGEEWIISTPKHVYLYEVFGWEAPKFVHLPNILNKDRKKLSKRQGDVAAEDFRKKGYLPQGLVNYLALVGWSPEDNQEIFSMEELIEKFSLERVSKSGGVFDVDKLNWINSHYMKEASSEELVKICIPYLIEEGYIKEEEIDEKYEWLKDMVTVLKERIAYGKEIVDKVDIFFKTEIHPQDEEAKEILKLEHLPHLLEVFKEKVEIADNIDEVFGKKVFKEIQKETGYKGKNLFMPIRVALTGEVHGPDLPLMIKVLGKQNILSRIEYVIKNLL, encoded by the coding sequence ATGACAGTAAGAGTTAGATTTGCACCAAGTCCTACAGGATTTGTACATATAGGAAGCTTAAGAACTGCTCTTTATAACTATTTATTTGCAAAACAACAAGGTGGTAAATATATTTTAAGAGTAGAAGATACGGATCGAACAAGATATGTAGAAGGAGCTATTGAAAACATGATCAATGCTCTAAAATGGGCAGGGGTTGAACATGATGAGGGAGTTGTTTTAGAAAATGGAAAGCTCACTCAAAAAGGAGAATATGGTCCTTATATACAATCTGAAAGACTTGATATTTATAAAAAATATGTAGATGAATTAATAGAAAAAGGACATGCTTATTATTGTTTTTGTTCTAAGGAAAGACTGGATGCAGTAAGAGAAGAGCAAAAAAATAATGGACAAACTCCAAAATATGATGGTCATTGCAGAGATATTTCTATAGAAGAAGCGAAAAAACGCATTGAAGCTGGAGAAGAATATGTCATTCGTCTAAAACTTCCTTATGATTATAATATAAGTTTTTATGATGTGATTAGAGGAAATGTAGTAGTGAATACGAATGATTTAGATGATCAAGTTCTTATGAAGACAGATGGATTTCCAACCTATCATTTTGCAGTAGTGATTGATGATCATTTAATGGAAATCACTCATGTAATCAGAGGAGAAGAATGGATCATTTCTACTCCAAAGCATGTATATCTATATGAAGTATTTGGATGGGAAGCACCTAAATTTGTACATCTTCCAAATATATTGAATAAAGATCGAAAAAAATTAAGCAAGAGACAAGGAGATGTGGCAGCAGAAGACTTTAGAAAAAAAGGATATCTTCCACAAGGACTTGTAAATTATTTAGCTTTGGTAGGATGGAGTCCTGAAGACAATCAAGAAATTTTTTCTATGGAAGAATTAATAGAAAAATTCTCACTAGAGAGAGTATCTAAAAGTGGTGGAGTATTTGATGTTGACAAACTAAATTGGATCAATAGTCATTATATGAAGGAAGCTTCTTCTGAAGAATTAGTAAAGATATGTATTCCTTATTTAATAGAAGAAGGATATATTAAAGAAGAAGAGATAGATGAAAAATATGAATGGCTTAAGGATATGGTAACTGTTTTAAAAGAACGTATTGCTTATGGAAAAGAAATTGTGGATAAGGTGGATATCTTCTTTAAAACAGAAATTCATCCACAAGATGAAGAAGCGAAAGAAATATTAAAATTAGAACATCTTCCTCATTTGCTTGAAGTCTTTAAAGAAAAGGTAGAAATAGCAGACAATATTGATGAAGTATTTGGGAAAAAAGTATTTAAAGAAATACAAAAAGAAACTGGATACAAAGGGAAAAATCTTTTTATGCCTATTCGTGTAGCTTTAACAGGAGAAGTACATGGACCAGATCTTCCTCTTATGATTAAAGTTTTAGGGAAACAAAATATTTTATCTCGCATAGAATATGTAATAAAAAATTTATTATAA
- the cysE gene encoding serine O-acetyltransferase — protein MIKFIKQINEDIQAVLDRDPAARSKIEVLLCYPSIHSIISHRIAHGLYKRGFVVLARLISQISRFFTGIEIHPGATIGKRLFIDHGMGVVIGETAEVGNDVTIYQGATLGGTGKEKGKRHPTIGDNVVISSGAKVLGPFKVGDNSKIGSGSVVLKEVPPNCTVVGVPGRIVVKDNVKIRSMHKPEIDLDQVHLPDPIMQELDCLFKRISVLEKQIMKTQEGERKDENL, from the coding sequence ATGATAAAATTCATCAAACAAATTAATGAAGACATACAAGCGGTTTTAGACAGAGATCCTGCTGCAAGAAGTAAAATAGAAGTACTTCTTTGTTACCCATCTATTCATAGTATTATCAGTCATAGGATTGCCCATGGCTTATACAAGAGGGGATTTGTAGTTCTAGCAAGACTCATTTCACAAATTAGCAGATTTTTTACAGGAATAGAGATTCATCCAGGAGCGACTATCGGAAAAAGATTATTTATAGACCATGGAATGGGTGTTGTCATTGGGGAGACTGCTGAAGTGGGAAATGATGTGACTATTTATCAAGGAGCTACTTTAGGAGGCACAGGAAAAGAAAAAGGAAAAAGGCATCCTACTATTGGGGATAATGTAGTGATTAGTAGTGGAGCCAAAGTATTAGGACCTTTTAAAGTAGGAGATAACTCTAAAATAGGTTCAGGATCTGTAGTATTAAAAGAAGTACCTCCTAATTGTACAGTAGTAGGTGTTCCTGGTAGAATAGTGGTAAAGGATAATGTGAAAATTAGAAGTATGCATAAACCAGAGATTGATTTAGATCAGGTTCATCTTCCAGATCCAATTATGCAGGAGTTAGATTGTTTATTTAAAAGAATTAGTGTTTTAGAGAAACAAATTATGAAAACTCAGGAAGGGGAAAGAAAAGATGAAAATTTATAA